TGTATCTAAATCCTTTTCtccacaaaatatttttgcaggAAACAAGTTTGaaattcattgaatttttttttaaggataacTGTCGTGTGGTTATACAAAGAAGCAAAAGAACAATGGGGCTGTTGACTGCCTTTGAggaattttccaaaaataaatgttgtgtTGATAATTGTGTCAAGGTAAAACTTGCTTTTGATACATGCgttttgtaaatgtacatgtaaattggtTTAATAGCCAAGGTTGTTTGTTATATGCATTGTTATGCAATTAAAATACCTTTAATAAGATGGAAATTATTGTCCAAAAATTACTGTACACATAAATCTAAAATGAATCTCTGTATTTACATACTGGCCACACCAGTTATTTAGCACATTCCTCAGTGAATTAAGTCACATAGTTTACCAACTAATACCAAGTATATCaacatttcatttcttttgtttttgttgtttgtcaAATATGACAAAAGGTacctttaaattatatttttctgtgtTTACAGATGGCAGATACTCATAGGAAGTTACTGGCAGACTGGAGGGAACGAGCCAGAACCAGCCAGATAGAGGCCAGGAGGGTGATCGCCGAAATGTTGATTCCTTCAGGTATCAACctcaagtttttaaaatgtcCCGCAATCATGTTTTGGCACAATTTATTTTAggatttttcttattgttttaatGGACTGTAACTGACAAAAAAGTTTTCTtgctatgtaaatttttaaagaattattgttCGTCAAGATATTTGATACTAAATGTATTTATTCACAGTTACATGTAGATAcccttttaaaacaaatgcTAGTGATTTTTAGAATCTCATACTGTGCTTTATTTCAGATACCAGTAATAATTCTATGTTCATATTCCGTAACATAAGATTTTTTGTAACTTTTAGCTGGGTGCAGTAAAAACTGTTACAACTTTATTAACATGGTGACTGGGTCTTCTAAGGGGGTTATCTCAAAAGTCAGTCAGCAGATGCTGTGGACGGGTGGAGACAAAGAACCTCCAGTGCATGGTCTGGTCAAGAAAGCAAACAGTATCAAGGCGGAGGCCCATACACAGAGCCAACCCCAGCCTCTCATAAAAGCAAATAGTGTGTTATCCAACGTTTAAAATATAccgatgaaaaaaaattttgatgaaaaaaaagataaaaatttgtttgataagaTTGAAAATTACTTTgtgtacaaaatgttttatgaatgaCCATCAATCTTTGTGATTTAGATATACctgtataagtacatgtaaatgaaaaaattttgaaaatatattggtTATGAtattcaatatgttttaaatttcagtGTAATCATGgaattaaacaaaactaatgacatataattctaaaaataattcattgaaTTCTTAATTATCAAGAAAAATTTGTAAGTACACACAGTAGTACGGTAAGTGCCTTTTCAAGTTGTTTATataaatttctatatttttaattcGCAGCTGATGTCTCTGCTGTTGTCAATCCTAGTCTTGACGTTCAGGACATCTATGGTCAGCCCTCTGGAGAGCTAGAACAAGTCTCAGGGCATCCTGAGGGTCAAACTCACAGCCAACCAGATCCCAAACAGCAAGCTGTTATCAGTGTAAGCTATGTTTTTTGTTAGACTAGGAAGCAGTTCAGAGTGTAACCTTTCAGTCCTTTatctattttgtttgtaatactGGCTTTGTTTGTACACATGCATTATGTGTAAAACACAGCTGACAAAATTCTTTCTACTCAgagtttaatcattttaatttttaaaaaaaatacaggttattaaaaaattgctttggtatacttgtaaaaaaaacaaaaatttaaattatgattACATAATTGCATCAACAAATAGAATATATTGCCACTACAGATAGCAACCTTTAGCTGAAAGAGAATATGGTAGTAAAATCTAATTTGCTGCTGATACTTTGAATTGCTGACTATTAGTCATTATATATccattgatatacatgtactatattgaCATGATGTCCCCTCTGTCTGACAGCCGGATTCCCAGCAACAGCAACTCCTGCAGCTCCAGCAGATATTTGAGCATCAGCAACAACAGCTCATCCAGCAACAGCTCCTGCAGCACACGCTGCTCAACGAAAGAATGGATAACTCTTCATGTACTGCACAGGTAGAGAATGGTGGGAATTGAATCTAAAAATGTTTAGTTTTCTTATGTAGACTGGACAGTTTGCATTATTTCTTTTGTGATTTCTGTTGTGATCATAGTAAAATGCAAGATTTATTTTGGCAGAATGTTATCTCAATACAACAGTTAATGGACCAAATGAGTGTCCAGGTAATGAATACCCAACTACAGCTTCAGCAATCTTTGCAACAACTGATTGCCATGGGAACCCAATCCAACCAATCGGAATTGTCAGTACctactgtcaatcaaactcaGCTGATATTGCCAGCCAATCAGCAGCATAGAGGCGTGATAGTTAATAACCAACAGGAAAACTTGCAGGTATTCTTCTTATTCATCTTACTGTTTGGTTGTATACTAAAAACGTCTTTAATTCCATGTGTCTAAAAATTCATGATTTCCTGTGTAAGTACCTTTCAcagtgtttttaatttcatggataatCGATTTCTTATCCTATAGAAAGGTAAATCCTGATTGTAAAAAAGTCTGATGCGTGATGAACCTGCATCATGTATttgcattattttcttttgaataacGTAAAATAAAGCCTTATTCACATTAGGTGCTATGAGAATACTAGTAATTAAGCAAGTTTGTATCGAATGTAATAAGCACTGGTGTAAAATGCGCAATTGATATTTTGGGCATGACAATTTGGGGggaaaacatacatgtaatctgTACATGTACACCTTTATAATCAATCAATCTTAAAATGAACTGCTCAATATGAATGTTAATCGCAGACAACGTCATGGTTGTACAGGATGTCCGTGATAATAAATGACAATTAGCAGCTGATTAGCATTTGTGTTCACAAGGGCTGCAGAGATAAAGGTGAAACGAATCTTCCGTTATAAATAGTTGtttaattatgatattaattGTATTAAATTAAAGTAATACTCTTGCTTgctatttttaacaagtttttaattttctatgatTACAATAAACCAGTGGTAACTTAGGCCCTGGGCGTCTTCACATGCATTtgtaatggcggcgtacacGGAGATGGTTAATGTACAGCTCAATATTCACGGTGGCTTAATGTTCAAGGAAAATTGTCTGACcgtgaacatagtgaaattaaaaacaccgTAATGTTTTCCACGTCTACGGTAAACCaagaaaatattcacaaaagAAATTACTGAACATgttcaatgatttaaaatttaaagtacatgtgtatactttgtttaaattttatggGTATCACTCAAAATTTGATATACTGAATAACTTATTTATGTTTGGGgaattttttgaatttcattaaaaaaaataagattgaaATATTGGTGATCTTCAGGCTATATAGTACATCTTTTAAGACATTTCATTTGGCAAAATATTTTGATCCGccgaaataaatattttacagcAGTCCAGATTAATTCATAATAatagttttcttttaattttaagtttttatttcatacctaatttttgttgttattcCAGGAAAACACCTTGATTAGACCTCCACCAACAGACCAGCACACCACTGTAGACCAGACTCCACAGCCTGTGTACATTCAGCTAAATCAATCAGTGGGACAGACCTCTTACATCCAGGGACTCCCCATGACCCAGCCTAATTATCTGACCCCAGTGGGTACCTTTGTGTATTCCAGGGGAAATTCCACCTTCATACCTTACAACCAATCTGGCATCAGTTCAAGTAATAGTGCCCAGACAGGTGTGTCAACTGTCAATTCTTCTTTCAGTCAGACTGCAAACATGCAATGTACCACAACAGCTAGTACTGCAAGAGCTATCAATGGAGGTGACACAATTCAGAGTAGTTCTTCAGGCTCTGCTTTTGTGACAGTGTCTAAACCTACAGAAAATGTGACACCAAATGTAGTGACATCAGTTACTAAAAGTCAACCCTCACAGATAACAGTTGTGTATCCCGGAACTAAGAGTTTTGTTAAGCAGAAAGTTCCAGCTTCTACAAGTTCTAGTTCTGTGGCCAATGACTCTACTGTGGGAGTTCTTAGAAGTGGTGTGAGAGCACTGGGAGATACACAAAATATGAGGTACTCAGTTGCTCCTACTGCCAGACAAGTCACAAAACATGCAAAAGAATCATTTGCAACATATGCAACTTCAGTGCCTTTGAATCCAGCCAAAACTTCTGACCAAGGGCAAACAGTAGCATCATTCCCCATTTCAACCCCGAACTGTGTTCCTCCGTCTTCAGACAAAGTGATTCAGGTGCAAGCTATTACAGACCCAAACATGCTACTGAAGCTGTTGGAACAGTCCTCTTGTGTTCAGACACCTAACAGTACAACGAGCACAAAACCTGCTCCAGTTACTTCAACTTTTATGGGTGAAGCAGACAACACAAGAATAAACTCTGTTGTACATATAAATCCCAATCAAGGTAACATTCTTGTTCAGGAAAACCACTCACAAGTGATTCATGTTTCCAGTGTGCCAACTGGGATCACAAATAGCACAAATGTAAACCCACCTTCATACACCTACATATTTAACCCCACGACCCCACCCTCCCAACCTGTTACAGTCGATGTTGGTCATCAAATAGAGCAACCCCCAGCAGCTGTTGCAACAACCATGAACTCAAACATAGCTCCAAATTCCGGGGGTGCCATGAACTGTGTGAACTCGCCGAATACTGGCCTTGCTACCCAAAACCTCCCAAACCCTCAGTTAGTGGCCATTGACCCTAACCTGTTAATCAGGCTGTGTCAGCAAGCCTTCTCGTATCAAGCCCTTGATCCCAGTAAAGACAGGCCCAAGAAAACGCAGTGAACATCTAGGAATTGTTGAaggtatatttttgtaaatcataaatatatatggaatTGTTGTTTATATAGATCTGTTGTGAATAGGTTTATAAATCAACAGATTGTTAAAAGCATTTTTGCCAATTTGTATTAACACACTGTTGCCATGGTgaatcaatattaataatttcatgattttagtatttgacatttgttagttattcatgttttgtttttaaaaaagctgtTCAACATTGTTATTTTTGTGCTTTGATATTTTTGGTTAACGATTGTAATcaacaatgaacatttaaatatGGCACATATGTAGACTATGTCTAATTGCCTTGAAGTTAAAATACCTACATCCGTGGACAAAGGAAGGGCACCTATATTATTATATGTGTACGATTTTTAATCAGAGTATTTTGTAATGGTTTAGTTGTATACATGACTATTTTgccataaatattttaaaacaaaatttgccTTAATTCTGTTTAATTGAAGAAATTCCCAAACTCATGAAATAAGCTTAAATGATATGACTCTGATAAAGCATTGGTTTAAATTGTAATAATCGTGTCgaaaaacaagaggcctatgggccacatcgctcacctgagcaacaatacatgtaacaataataTAATCAGTTTTATGACTCATATATACAAAATACCTGGACAATGTAGTAGAATAGATGCTTGTATAAAAgggttttgaatttttcttcatatattaaGCATATACTAGTAGCCTTTTTTGTGACCAGAagattttgttggtttttgaaaagaagattcgggaaaaaaaaatctctatatattcctatgtaaaatttcgacacccccccccctcggcGGGCCCTTTCGTACACCCATGGATCATGAATTGAACATCATCACTATCTGGGAATGCTTCCAAACGAGTTAggcatttttaaagaagattgaaattgtttttctttatatatttctatgtaaaaaaaaatcaacctcCATTGTGCTCCCACTCTTCCCccaggaatcatgatttgaacaaacttacaTTTACACCACCTggagatgcttccacacaagttacagctttcctggccaaatagtttttgagaaggagatttttgaaaaataagaaattttcaataattcttaattatacCCCCTTGAAAGAGGGCTTGGACCTTCAAtctaacaaacttgaatcccctttacccaagGATGCTTTGTGTTAAGTGTGGTTAAAATTGGCCccgtggttctggagaagaagtcgaaatataaaaagtttacagacagctGTACCTCATTTTGACCTTTGCGAGTAGATTTTGACGGACGATCGAAGACGAAAAGAAAAGCAGTCTCAATTAGACATATCATAAAAAACCATCATCATAAGGAGTTTGCATGTCCTCTTCCATAAAATACTATAGACTGAGGATGGTACTTGCCCGTGATCTGTTAAAGCTTTCCACGCGCATCTAATGTACATTATCTTGcattgcattttgttacaaGATCTCATGTGTCATAAATAATCCTTTTGATGTGGGAAAAAGCCAGATGCTCTCCAAACCTCTAATTGCAGTATGTAGCTGTAGACTGAAATTCAGTTAGCGTTGTATTTGCTGTGTCAATATTGATAAAGTTATAACTTCATAATCTGGCTCGATTCCTGAccgttttattttctaagaaagGGTCTTTGAAATAATAGGGTTATCGATTGTTTCCCTGGATAACGTATCTACCTAATGTGCATCCCTCCACGTCTCCTTTGAGGTTCTGACAGCTACTTTAGACAGCTAACAAGGTTTTTAATCTAATTgttaaaacaatacaatatttttaaaagaataatttattGCATATATACAAGATACATtcatacatattttgttcttttgtgttttaaaaatataagtgtTTCCATTCAAGCCTGTCCCTAGAATTCATCTTTTAGAGTGAACTTGAGGAAAACAAGAAGTATACACAAGACAGGCGCCAAGTATCTACGACGAGTTTCATTGTTGTTTTATCACTTTTGCTGCTTTTAACATTTCCTCATACTTTTTCAATTGTTTCATGAATCCTTCGTTAGGATCAATGGGATTCATCCTGCGTTTTGACTGAGCAAACGACATTGCTTGCGTCATTGTCAGTCCTTTCGTCCTCATGAGGTAACCTGTCACCATA
The nucleotide sequence above comes from Magallana gigas chromosome 2, xbMagGiga1.1, whole genome shotgun sequence. Encoded proteins:
- the LOC105325227 gene encoding uncharacterized protein isoform X1 is translated as MEHDEITDDATDEDDQKTQPSEDIRKSGRKKRPPASYSPERTEIKRRRVFKKNAVNSTNRKCDLLPNGEPFSCGRCGSPYVVNKRSKTSLKNCQSRHRPMPYEIYDPITKKNLLICNFCYLIFVKQRAKRASLTKKPEPEVKEHYLQTCQVEAQALANRLQKPEANRLFCPEYSKEPCGCIQKYLKNQGDPGQADVRARELCDLLQKALQLAKLKFYPLPELDSNDKPIRKNARKKNFVGLGMGHKRSRAFEAFVMEKRQYLRNVVKLCERGCQKVLAYSNNFLHKRLRTEKDNCRVVIQRSKRTMGLLTAFEEFSKNKCCVDNCVKMADTHRKLLADWRERARTSQIEARRVIAEMLIPSAGCSKNCYNFINMVTGSSKGVISKVSQQMLWTGGDKEPPVHGLVKKANSIKAEAHTQSQPQPLIKANTDVSAVVNPSLDVQDIYGQPSGELEQVSGHPEGQTHSQPDPKQQAVISPDSQQQQLLQLQQIFEHQQQQLIQQQLLQHTLLNERMDNSSCTAQNVISIQQLMDQMSVQVMNTQLQLQQSLQQLIAMGTQSNQSELSVPTVNQTQLILPANQQHRGVIVNNQQENLQENTLIRPPPTDQHTTVDQTPQPVYIQLNQSVGQTSYIQGLPMTQPNYLTPVGTFVYSRGNSTFIPYNQSGISSSNSAQTGVSTVNSSFSQTANMQCTTTASTARAINGGDTIQSSSSGSAFVTVSKPTENVTPNVVTSVTKSQPSQITVVYPGTKSFVKQKVPASTSSSSVANDSTVGVLRSGVRALGDTQNMRYSVAPTARQVTKHAKESFATYATSVPLNPAKTSDQGQTVASFPISTPNCVPPSSDKVIQVQAITDPNMLLKLLEQSSCVQTPNSTTSTKPAPVTSTFMGEADNTRINSVVHINPNQGNILVQENHSQVIHVSSVPTGITNSTNVNPPSYTYIFNPTTPPSQPVTVDVGHQIEQPPAAVATTMNSNIAPNSGGAMNCVNSPNTGLATQNLPNPQLVAIDPNLLIRLCQQAFSYQALDPSKDRPKKTQ